One window of Bacillus sp. FJAT-45350 genomic DNA carries:
- a CDS encoding type IV pilus twitching motility protein PilT: MKERLDKLLTDAFKLGASDIHLTVGVPPVLRINGELKQYGKEILKPKDTEAMAKAIISDVLWKAFQKKGELDFSHGIPGISRFRVNSYFQRSCVSLAIRVVPTTIPTLEDLKMPSVLQNIAKKPQGLVLVTGPTGSGKSTTLAAMIAYINETMKKHIITLEDPIEYLHKHKNSIIDQREIGFDTQNFANGLRGCLRQDPDIILVGEMRDLETISIAITAAETGHLVFGTLHTTDAPATIDRIIDVFPPEQQPQVRIQLASVLGAVISQRLFKTADGKGRRAATEILVNNSAVKNLIRNEKIHQIHSVLQTSKAAGMHTLEMSIKELLEQNVITDEVAAPFLSEKGS; the protein is encoded by the coding sequence AATGGAGAGTTAAAGCAATATGGAAAAGAGATTTTAAAACCTAAAGACACAGAAGCAATGGCAAAAGCAATTATCTCAGATGTTCTTTGGAAAGCCTTTCAAAAAAAGGGCGAGCTAGACTTCTCACATGGAATCCCAGGCATATCTCGTTTCCGTGTAAACTCTTATTTTCAACGTTCATGTGTAAGTTTGGCTATAAGGGTCGTACCAACGACAATCCCGACATTAGAAGATTTAAAGATGCCATCTGTCCTGCAAAATATCGCTAAAAAACCACAAGGGCTAGTTTTAGTAACAGGACCAACGGGTAGTGGTAAATCAACGACTCTTGCAGCTATGATTGCCTATATTAACGAGACAATGAAGAAGCATATTATTACATTAGAAGATCCAATTGAGTATTTACACAAACACAAAAACTCAATTATTGACCAGCGTGAAATCGGATTTGATACACAAAACTTTGCAAATGGTCTTCGTGGATGTTTACGTCAGGACCCTGATATTATTCTAGTTGGTGAGATGAGAGACTTAGAAACAATCTCTATCGCGATAACTGCAGCTGAAACTGGTCATCTAGTATTCGGTACACTTCATACGACAGACGCACCAGCAACAATTGATCGTATTATCGATGTCTTCCCACCAGAACAACAGCCACAAGTAAGAATACAACTTGCGAGTGTTTTAGGAGCTGTGATTTCTCAGCGCCTATTTAAAACAGCAGACGGAAAAGGTCGCAGAGCAGCAACCGAAATCTTAGTAAATAATTCAGCTGTAAAAAATCTAATTAGAAATGAAAAGATTCACCAGATTCATAGTGTCTTACAAACAAGTAAAGCAGCAGGAATGCACACCCTTGAAATGTCGATAAAAGAGTTATTAGAACAAAATGTAATTACTGATGAAGTTGCTGCACCATTTTTAAGTGAGAAGGGAAGCTAA
- a CDS encoding type II secretion system F family protein, translating into MALYQYTGKHFQGRTVKGKMKADSEKDVQTTLASKGIKITEVEEVKSLLHKEITIGERVKSQDFVIYLRQFATLLQAGISVVDTTNILADQTNSKLLKKILKEIEGELQAGRPFSEAAEKHRKVFPSLFINMVKAGEAGGNLDEILDRMAIYFEKQHKTKQKVMSAMSYPLVVGGIAAVIVFFLLTFVVPTFADMFASFGSELPMITQIVMNAGEIFKSFWWLIILAVIGSILLLKFIRDNKATKYYFDYALLRIPIFGKLLQKAALARMTRTLSSLFSSSVPILQAVSIVEKIVGNEVLAKVIRQSRVSLEKGESIAGPMQKHWAFPPLVTQMISVGEKTGALDTMLEKVADFYEDEVDAATDQVKSLIEPLMIVVLAGVVGTIVASIAIPMFQIFDSVG; encoded by the coding sequence ATGGCACTTTATCAATATACAGGAAAACATTTTCAAGGGCGAACAGTCAAAGGTAAGATGAAAGCTGATTCGGAAAAAGATGTCCAAACAACATTGGCTAGCAAAGGGATTAAAATCACTGAAGTTGAGGAAGTAAAAAGCCTTCTTCATAAAGAAATTACAATTGGTGAACGAGTAAAATCTCAAGATTTTGTAATTTATTTGAGGCAATTTGCCACATTGCTACAAGCAGGTATATCTGTTGTCGATACAACGAATATACTAGCAGACCAAACAAATAGTAAGTTGTTAAAAAAGATTTTAAAAGAAATCGAAGGAGAGCTACAAGCAGGCCGACCATTTTCAGAAGCAGCAGAAAAACACCGTAAAGTGTTTCCATCATTATTTATCAATATGGTAAAGGCAGGGGAAGCAGGTGGTAATCTAGATGAAATTCTAGACCGAATGGCTATTTACTTTGAAAAGCAACATAAAACAAAGCAAAAGGTCATGTCAGCTATGTCTTATCCACTTGTCGTAGGTGGGATTGCTGCGGTGATTGTTTTCTTCTTACTTACATTTGTTGTTCCGACGTTTGCTGATATGTTTGCTTCCTTTGGTTCTGAGTTACCGATGATTACTCAAATTGTCATGAATGCCGGAGAAATATTTAAATCATTTTGGTGGCTCATTATATTAGCTGTAATCGGTTCGATCTTATTGCTTAAGTTTATTCGAGATAACAAAGCTACTAAATATTATTTTGATTATGCATTATTACGCATACCTATATTTGGGAAGCTATTGCAAAAGGCAGCACTTGCACGTATGACTAGAACATTAAGTTCACTCTTTTCTAGTTCTGTACCAATCTTGCAAGCTGTATCAATTGTGGAAAAAATTGTTGGGAACGAAGTACTAGCTAAGGTTATCCGTCAATCACGCGTCTCATTAGAAAAAGGGGAATCGATTGCAGGACCAATGCAAAAACATTGGGCGTTTCCACCACTAGTCACTCAGATGATATCAGTCGGAGAAAAAACGGGGGCACTTGATACGATGCTTGAGAAAGTAGCTGATTTCTATGAAGACGAGGTTGACGCAGCAACAGACCAAGTCAAATCGTTAATTGAGCCATTAATGATTGTCGTTCTGGCTGGAGTTGTTGGAACGATCGTTGCTTCCATTGCCATTCCGATGTTCCAAATTTTTGATAGTGTTGGGTAA
- a CDS encoding type II secretion system protein, whose translation MLKKMKVLKNERGLTLVELLAVVVILGIIAAIAVPAVGSIIDNSKKDAHVANGLQAINSARLAIATESTLQPTGTNVTIIPLGYLLKEGLIESITSPDNSKQYATTETDVTAKNVATATLPAESYVRITSTSGGFNYEVYLLGDNSGTAKSRHLGEQNTPATETTLKGDNSTKRATVKN comes from the coding sequence TTGTTAAAGAAAATGAAAGTTTTAAAGAATGAGAGAGGTTTGACACTTGTTGAGCTTTTGGCAGTAGTTGTTATTTTGGGGATTATTGCCGCGATAGCGGTGCCGGCAGTAGGAAGTATTATTGATAATAGTAAGAAGGATGCACATGTGGCTAATGGTTTGCAGGCTATTAATTCTGCGAGGTTAGCAATTGCTACGGAGTCTACATTACAACCTACAGGAACGAATGTTACTATTATTCCATTAGGTTATTTATTAAAAGAGGGCTTGATTGAATCTATCACTAGTCCTGATAACAGTAAACAGTACGCTACAACAGAAACTGATGTTACAGCTAAAAATGTTGCTACTGCTACACTACCTGCTGAATCGTATGTACGTATAACTAGTACTTCTGGTGGTTTTAATTATGAAGTATATTTACTTGGAGATAATAGTGGCACTGCTAAGTCAAGACATCTGGGTGAACAAAATACTCCAGCCACTGAAACTACTTTAAAAGGAGATAATTCAACAAAAAGAGCCACAGTAAAAAATTAA